One Dysosmobacter welbionis DNA segment encodes these proteins:
- a CDS encoding radical SAM protein, giving the protein MICRLCPRNCGEERTETRRGGVCGMPSVPVAARAMLHLWEEPCLVGERGAGCVFFSGCNLRCCFCQNKPISQGEVGKVLTAERLREIFHELIGQEAACLDLVTPTHFTDAVLEALGDEEWPVPVVWNCGGYEKPETLRRLEGKVQVYLPDLKYGLSEPARKYSGAADYFDWAKRAILEMFRQTGPYRMENGLLKQGVLIRHLLLPGELENTRRVIDWVAESFRPGRCCFPS; this is encoded by the coding sequence GTGATCTGCCGCCTGTGCCCCAGAAACTGCGGCGAGGAGCGGACGGAGACGAGGCGGGGCGGCGTGTGCGGGATGCCCAGCGTGCCCGTGGCGGCCCGGGCCATGCTCCACCTCTGGGAGGAGCCGTGCCTGGTGGGGGAGCGCGGCGCCGGGTGCGTGTTCTTCTCCGGCTGCAATCTCCGGTGCTGCTTCTGCCAGAACAAGCCCATCTCCCAGGGGGAGGTGGGAAAGGTCCTGACGGCGGAGCGGCTGCGGGAGATCTTTCACGAGCTGATCGGACAGGAGGCCGCCTGCCTGGACCTGGTGACCCCCACCCACTTCACCGACGCGGTTCTGGAGGCCCTGGGGGACGAGGAATGGCCCGTGCCGGTGGTGTGGAACTGCGGCGGCTATGAGAAACCGGAGACCCTCCGCCGTCTGGAGGGGAAGGTACAGGTGTATCTGCCGGACTTGAAGTATGGCCTCTCCGAACCTGCCCGCAAATACTCTGGCGCGGCGGACTACTTTGACTGGGCCAAGCGGGCCATTCTGGAGATGTTCCGCCAGACCGGGCCTTACCGGATGGAAAACGGCCTTTTAAAGCAGGGTGTGTTGATCCGACATCTTCTGTTGCCGGGAGAACTGGAGAACACCCGAAGAGTCATCGACTGGGTGGCGGAGAGCTTCCGCCCGGGGAGGTGCTGTTTTCCCTCATGA
- a CDS encoding thymidine kinase, which translates to MAQLYFKYGAMGSSKTANALMTRFNYEERGQKTLLVKPRLDTRDGDHMVVSRIGLTYPCIYFDEMQQLSVMELQQNACVIVDEAQFLTREEVMYLVGLVDDLGIPVICYGLRADFKGDLFPGSEALLVMADKIEEVKTICWCGKKATFNARFDAAGKVLKEGEQVVLGANDQYIGLCRKHWMAGDLGPDFRPEDLL; encoded by the coding sequence ATGGCACAGCTCTATTTCAAATACGGGGCCATGGGTTCCAGCAAGACCGCAAACGCCCTGATGACCCGGTTCAACTACGAGGAGCGGGGGCAGAAGACCCTGCTGGTCAAGCCCCGGCTGGACACCCGGGACGGGGACCACATGGTGGTTTCCCGCATCGGCCTCACCTATCCCTGCATCTACTTTGACGAGATGCAGCAGCTCTCTGTCATGGAACTGCAGCAGAACGCCTGCGTCATCGTGGACGAGGCCCAGTTTTTGACCCGGGAGGAGGTCATGTACCTGGTGGGTCTGGTGGATGACCTGGGCATCCCCGTCATCTGCTACGGCCTGCGGGCGGACTTCAAGGGGGACCTGTTCCCCGGCAGCGAGGCCCTGCTGGTGATGGCCGACAAGATCGAGGAGGTCAAGACCATCTGCTGGTGCGGCAAGAAAGCTACCTTCAACGCCCGGTTCGATGCTGCCGGCAAGGTGCTGAAGGAGGGTGAGCAGGTGGTGCTGGGGGCCAACGACCAGTACATCGGGCTGTGCCGCAAGCACTGGATGGCCGGGGACCTGGGCCCGGACTTCCGCCCCGAGGACCTGCTGTGA
- a CDS encoding PF20097 family protein has product MPFWKKSEDPWDYEPEKPSRPAEPGQEEKDCAPSLMDELRDWNEERKEKKALRETPPPPMICPWCGQEMEVGTITGGRDSVQWWPGWPNRFFGASGPEIDILHEGSLFNRYKTAWLCRSCRRMVMEIPEEEIPKPLTSEKAAEQLEEQRRREAQRKIDRGLQG; this is encoded by the coding sequence GTGCCCTTCTGGAAGAAAAGCGAGGATCCCTGGGACTATGAGCCGGAAAAGCCGTCCCGTCCGGCGGAGCCGGGGCAGGAGGAGAAGGACTGCGCTCCCAGCCTGATGGACGAGCTCCGGGACTGGAACGAGGAGCGGAAGGAGAAGAAGGCCCTGCGGGAGACCCCGCCCCCGCCCATGATCTGTCCTTGGTGCGGGCAGGAGATGGAGGTGGGGACGATCACTGGGGGACGGGACAGTGTCCAGTGGTGGCCCGGCTGGCCCAACCGGTTCTTTGGTGCCAGCGGCCCGGAGATCGATATCCTCCATGAGGGGAGCCTTTTCAACAGGTACAAGACCGCCTGGCTCTGCCGCAGCTGCCGCAGGATGGTGATGGAAATTCCGGAGGAGGAGATCCCCAAGCCCCTGACGTCGGAGAAAGCGGCGGAGCAGCTGGAGGAACAGCGGCGGCGGGAGGCCCAGCGGAAGATCGACCGTGGGCTGCAGGGCTGA
- a CDS encoding PF20097 family protein yields MPFWRKSEDPWDMEPEKRRTWTAGEPQPPAADGEAWKVPGEKETAEEQTPSAMTCPWCGQEMRMGYLVGGRDAVRLVWERPGAFRLADADGTLYLRGDGSFWSDYKLAWHCGACRKLVLDTANCTRAEHLTSEEINRRIIYGADAEHLSESREEE; encoded by the coding sequence ATGCCCTTCTGGAGGAAAAGCGAGGATCCCTGGGATATGGAGCCGGAGAAACGGCGCACCTGGACAGCGGGGGAGCCCCAGCCCCCGGCCGCCGACGGGGAGGCGTGGAAGGTCCCAGGGGAGAAGGAGACAGCGGAGGAGCAGACGCCGTCTGCCATGACCTGCCCCTGGTGCGGGCAGGAGATGCGGATGGGGTATCTGGTGGGCGGAAGGGACGCTGTCCGCCTGGTGTGGGAGCGTCCCGGCGCGTTTCGCCTGGCGGATGCCGACGGAACCCTCTACCTCCGGGGGGACGGTTCCTTCTGGAGCGATTACAAGCTGGCCTGGCACTGCGGGGCGTGCCGCAAGCTGGTCCTTGACACGGCCAACTGCACCCGGGCGGAGCATCTGACCTCCGAGGAGATCAACCGCCGCATCATCTACGGGGCTGATGCAGAGCATTTATCCGAAAGCCGAGAGGAGGAGTGA
- a CDS encoding NUDIX domain-containing protein: protein MLAGLWEFPNVEGALDEAAAGAAVSVWGLEPRRWESRLTAKHIFTHVEWHMTGYTLEVAGDGPADFVWADAGALSDRAVPSAFGRYYTEAAARLKEE from the coding sequence TTGCTGGCGGGCCTGTGGGAGTTTCCCAACGTGGAGGGAGCCCTGGACGAGGCTGCCGCCGGAGCGGCGGTGTCCGTCTGGGGCCTGGAGCCCAGGCGGTGGGAGAGCCGACTGACGGCGAAGCACATCTTTACCCATGTGGAGTGGCACATGACCGGTTACACCCTGGAGGTGGCGGGAGACGGCCCGGCGGACTTCGTCTGGGCAGATGCCGGAGCCCTGTCGGACCGGGCGGTGCCCTCCGCCTTTGGGCGGTATTACACGGAAGCGGCAGCACGCTTGAAGGAGGAGTGA
- a CDS encoding A/G-specific adenine glycosylase, translating to MAWYRANARDLPWRRTTDPYQIWVSEIMLQQTRVAAVLGYYARFLETFPTVEALAAAPEERLMKLWEGLGYYSRARNLQKAARIVAEQGGRFPDTYQDLLALPGVGDYTASAIASAAFGRREAAVDGNVLRVVMRLTDCRDDIADPKVKKAVRAQIQAVMPEAEADIRVFNQATMELGATVCAPNGPPRCLECPAMAFCKGRLRGTAEDLPVKGAKKPAGWRRRRCSCWCGTERSPCGSGRGPGCWRACGSFPTWREPWTRLPPERRCPSGAWSPGGGRAD from the coding sequence TTGGCGTGGTATCGGGCCAATGCCCGGGACCTGCCCTGGCGGCGGACCACAGACCCGTATCAGATCTGGGTCTCGGAGATCATGCTGCAGCAGACCCGGGTAGCGGCGGTGCTGGGGTATTATGCCCGCTTTCTGGAGACATTCCCCACGGTGGAGGCTTTGGCAGCCGCCCCGGAGGAGCGGCTGATGAAGCTGTGGGAGGGCCTGGGCTATTACAGCCGGGCCAGGAACCTGCAGAAGGCCGCCAGGATCGTGGCGGAGCAGGGCGGCCGGTTTCCGGACACCTACCAGGACCTGCTGGCCCTGCCGGGGGTGGGGGACTACACCGCCAGCGCCATTGCCTCCGCCGCCTTCGGCCGACGGGAAGCGGCGGTGGACGGCAACGTGCTGCGGGTGGTCATGCGGCTGACGGACTGCCGGGACGATATTGCCGATCCCAAGGTAAAAAAGGCCGTGCGGGCACAGATCCAGGCCGTCATGCCGGAGGCTGAGGCGGATATCCGCGTCTTCAATCAGGCCACCATGGAGCTGGGGGCCACGGTCTGCGCACCCAACGGCCCGCCCCGGTGTCTGGAGTGTCCGGCCATGGCCTTCTGCAAGGGCCGCCTTCGGGGCACGGCAGAGGATCTGCCAGTGAAGGGGGCCAAAAAGCCCGCCGGGTGGAGGAGAAGACGGTGTTCCTGCTGGTGCGGGACGGAAAGATCGCCCTGCGGAAGCGGCCGGGGACCGGGTTGCTGGCGGGCCTGTGGGAGTTTCCCAACGTGGAGGGAGCCCTGGACGAGGCTGCCGCCGGAGCGGCGGTGTCCGTCTGGGGCCTGGAGCCCAGGCGGTGGGAGAGCCGACTGA